Proteins encoded by one window of Porphyrobacter sp. YT40:
- a CDS encoding glutathione S-transferase family protein — MWQLHQFPLCPFSRKIRLLLSEKNIPFDLVREDPWSASDMFFNLNPAGRTPVIVNPDKNIVIPDSRAIAEYFEETVERGSMINGTATQRAEIRRLVALFDENFYADVTAPLLSERMKKRILRQPPDSGALRNAMKMAHGHLDYLDWLIDNRPWVAGSTMSLADLAAAAQISVADYLGGIDWAGHEQSRGWYAVFKSRPSFRPLLTERMETIKPPAHYALLDG; from the coding sequence ATGTGGCAACTCCATCAATTCCCGCTCTGCCCCTTCAGTCGCAAGATCCGGCTGCTGCTGAGCGAGAAGAACATCCCCTTCGATCTGGTGCGCGAAGACCCGTGGTCGGCCTCGGACATGTTCTTCAACCTCAATCCGGCCGGACGGACGCCGGTGATCGTCAATCCGGACAAGAACATCGTCATTCCCGATAGCCGCGCGATCGCGGAATATTTCGAGGAGACGGTGGAGCGTGGGTCCATGATCAACGGCACCGCCACCCAGCGCGCCGAAATTCGGCGGCTGGTCGCGCTGTTCGACGAGAACTTCTACGCCGATGTCACCGCGCCGCTTTTGTCCGAGCGGATGAAGAAGCGCATCTTGCGCCAGCCGCCCGACAGCGGCGCGCTGCGCAATGCGATGAAGATGGCGCACGGGCATCTCGACTATCTCGACTGGCTGATCGACAATCGCCCGTGGGTGGCGGGATCGACCATGAGCCTCGCCGATCTGGCCGCCGCCGCGCAGATTTCGGTCGCGGATTACCTCGGCGGGATCGACTGGGCGGGGCACGAACAGTCGCGCGGCTGGTATGCCGTGTTCAAGAGCCGCCCGAGCTTCCGACCGCTTCTCACCGAGCGGATGGAGACGATCAAGCCGCCCGCGCATTACGCGCTTCTTGATGGATAG
- the msrB gene encoding peptide-methionine (R)-S-oxide reductase MsrB, translated as MSEDPRSLTEAEWREKLTPMQYHVLREAGTERAFTGEYDKFYDEGEYHCAACGTQLFYSTAKYNSGCGWPAFTKPADDEVIEEHRDVSYGMVRTEVRCGKCGSHLGHVFPDGPPEQGGLRYCINSAALIFTPAES; from the coding sequence ATGTCCGAAGATCCCCGCAGCCTGACCGAAGCCGAATGGCGCGAGAAGCTCACCCCCATGCAGTATCACGTCCTGCGCGAGGCGGGGACGGAGCGCGCCTTCACCGGTGAATACGACAAGTTCTACGACGAGGGCGAATATCACTGCGCCGCCTGCGGCACGCAGCTGTTCTATTCGACCGCCAAGTACAATTCCGGCTGCGGCTGGCCCGCCTTCACCAAACCCGCCGACGACGAGGTGATCGAGGAGCACCGCGATGTCAGCTACGGCATGGTCCGCACCGAGGTGCGTTGCGGCAAGTGCGGCAGCCATCTGGGCCACGTCTTCCCCGACGGCCCGCCCGAGCAGGGGGGCCTGCGCTACTGCATCAATTCCGCCGCGCTGATCTTCACCCCGGCCGAAAGCTGA